One Gallus gallus isolate bGalGal1 chromosome 11, bGalGal1.mat.broiler.GRCg7b, whole genome shotgun sequence DNA window includes the following coding sequences:
- the CA7 gene encoding carbonic anhydrase 7 isoform X2 has translation MGRMTVGPAEWHKSYPIAQGNRQSPIDIISAKAVYDPKLMPLVISYESCTSLNISNNGHSVMVEFEDIDDKTVISGGPFESPFRLKQFHFHWGAKHSEGSEHTIDGKPFPCELHLVHWNAKKYATFGEAAAAPDGLAVVGVFLEIGKEHANMNRLTDALYMVKFKGTKAQFRSFNPKCLLPLSLDYWTYLGSLTTPPLNESVIWVVLKEPISISEKQLEKFRMLLFTSEEDQKVQMVNNFRPPQPLKGRTVRASFKA, from the exons ATGGGCAGGATGACGGTAG GACCTGCGGAGTGGCACAAGTCTTATCCCATTGCCCAAGGGAACCGTCAATCACCCATTGATATAATTTCTGCAAAAGCAGTCTATGACCCTAAGCTGATGCCGCTTGTTATCTCCTATGAGTCCTGTACATCTCTCAACATCTCCAACAACGGCCATTCAGTTATGGTTGAGTTTGAAGACATTGATGACAAGACAG TGATCAGCGGTGGTCCCTTTGAGAGTCCCTTTCGGCTAAAGCAGTTCCACTTTCACTGGGGGGCAAAGCACAGTGAGGGATCAGAGCATACAATTGATGGCAAACCTTTTCCATGTGAG cTCCACTTAGTTCACTGGAATGCCAAGAAGTATGCAACAtttggagaagcagcagcagctccagatgGCTTGGCTGTAGTTGGTGTTTTCTTGGAG ATTGGAAAAGAACATGCCAATATGAACAGACTCACTGACGCTTTGTACATGGTAAAATTTAAA GGGACAAAAGCTCAATTTAGAAGCTTCAACCCCAAATGTCTCCTGCCTTTGAGTCTAGATTATTGGACGTACCTTGGATCTTTGACGACACCACCCCTTAATGAGAGTGTAATATGGGTAGTGCTGAAAGAACCCATCAGTATTTCTGAGAAGCAG CTGGAGAAGTTCCGCATGCTTCTCTTCACCAGCGAGGAAGACCAGAAGGTGCAGATGGTAAATAACTTCCGCCCCCCTCAGCCACTTAAGGGGAGAACAGTTCGAGCTTCCTTCAAGGCCTGA
- the CA7 gene encoding carbonic anhydrase 7 isoform X1, with the protein MTGHHSWGYGQDDGPAEWHKSYPIAQGNRQSPIDIISAKAVYDPKLMPLVISYESCTSLNISNNGHSVMVEFEDIDDKTVISGGPFESPFRLKQFHFHWGAKHSEGSEHTIDGKPFPCELHLVHWNAKKYATFGEAAAAPDGLAVVGVFLEIGKEHANMNRLTDALYMVKFKGTKAQFRSFNPKCLLPLSLDYWTYLGSLTTPPLNESVIWVVLKEPISISEKQLEKFRMLLFTSEEDQKVQMVNNFRPPQPLKGRTVRASFKA; encoded by the exons ATGACTGGCCACCACAGTTGGGGATATGGGCAGGATGACG GACCTGCGGAGTGGCACAAGTCTTATCCCATTGCCCAAGGGAACCGTCAATCACCCATTGATATAATTTCTGCAAAAGCAGTCTATGACCCTAAGCTGATGCCGCTTGTTATCTCCTATGAGTCCTGTACATCTCTCAACATCTCCAACAACGGCCATTCAGTTATGGTTGAGTTTGAAGACATTGATGACAAGACAG TGATCAGCGGTGGTCCCTTTGAGAGTCCCTTTCGGCTAAAGCAGTTCCACTTTCACTGGGGGGCAAAGCACAGTGAGGGATCAGAGCATACAATTGATGGCAAACCTTTTCCATGTGAG cTCCACTTAGTTCACTGGAATGCCAAGAAGTATGCAACAtttggagaagcagcagcagctccagatgGCTTGGCTGTAGTTGGTGTTTTCTTGGAG ATTGGAAAAGAACATGCCAATATGAACAGACTCACTGACGCTTTGTACATGGTAAAATTTAAA GGGACAAAAGCTCAATTTAGAAGCTTCAACCCCAAATGTCTCCTGCCTTTGAGTCTAGATTATTGGACGTACCTTGGATCTTTGACGACACCACCCCTTAATGAGAGTGTAATATGGGTAGTGCTGAAAGAACCCATCAGTATTTCTGAGAAGCAG CTGGAGAAGTTCCGCATGCTTCTCTTCACCAGCGAGGAAGACCAGAAGGTGCAGATGGTAAATAACTTCCGCCCCCCTCAGCCACTTAAGGGGAGAACAGTTCGAGCTTCCTTCAAGGCCTGA